Genomic segment of Rhodocaloribacter litoris:
GGATCTGTACCAGCGGGCGGGCCCACTGGGTATAGCCCCAGTCGAGGCGCTCCCCTTTGACGACCATGTGGACGGTGCCGGTGCCGATCGAGAGGAGCACCACGTCGTCGACCGTGGGACGCCCGATGATGCGGGCGCGGCGATCCTGCGTCTGCGCCAGCGCCGCCATGCTCGGGTTGTTGGCGATGACCCCGCCGTCGATGTAGCCGTCGACGGTGGGGAAATAGGTGGGGGCGGCGCTCGTGTAGAGGGCCACGTCGGCAACCCGCACCGCGCCGTCGCTGTCACGGCCGCCGAAGTTGTGAAAGAACTTGGGCTTCCAGGTACGTTTGTCCGGCTCGGGATCCTCGTTGTCGAGGTCGAAGGCAGGGATGAGCACCTTTTGCCCGAGCGTGCTGAGGGTGGCGTCCCCGAAGATGCGTTCCAGCTCCCGGCGGAGGTAGCGATTGTCGTACTCGGCGCCCACGGCCCGCCCCAGGTCCCGTATGTCGTCGAAGGCGGTGTCGTAGAAGATGTCCTTCCCTTTCTGGTAATAGAGGGCGCGCAGGTCGGTGGGGCTGAGACCGTGCGCCAGCCCCAGGGCGATGATGCCACCGGTGGAGGTGCCGGCGATCAGGTCGGTGTGGCGGCGCCAGCCGGGCACGGCGGCGTCGAGCTGTTCGAGCAGCACGGCCGTGAGCAGGCCGCGGATGCCCCCGCCGTCGAGAGAGAGAATGCGAAAGGTTGCCATAGACGTCGCCCCGGTTAATGGAAGGGTGAAGGGATGGAAAGAGGAGAGGTGTCGATGCAGGGAATTAAACCCGCCCCGCCGACACCTGCAACCCGGTCTTTTGCCGGAAGCTCAGGGACGAACCGTTTTGGCGGCCTCGTTGGCGGCGACGATGAGCGGATCCAGGGCAGGCGCGAGGGGGGGCGTGTAGATCAGGTCGAGGTCGCGGATGCGGTCGACGGTCCAGCCGTCCCAGATCAGCGGTACGAGCACGTCGGCGCGGAGGGCGGCCCCCTTTTCGCCGACGCAGGCGGCCCCCAGCAGCCGCCCCCGCCGCCGTTCGACGACGAGCTGCACGTGGACGGGCCGGGCCTCGGGGTAGAGGGGCACGTGCGACCAGTGGCGGATGGTGACGGTGAAGGCGTCGAAGCCGGCCTCCCGGGCCTCGTCCGGGCGGAGGCCGGCGGCGGCCACCTCCAGGCCGAACACCTTCACGGCGGACGCCCCCACGATGCCCGGGAACTGTTTCGGGAGGCCGCGTCCCCGGCGGGCGGCGTTGTGCCCGGCCACCCGCGCCGTGCGGAAGGCCGTGGGCGAGAGCGGCACGTACACCTTCTTCCGGTCGACGACGCGCTCGACCTCCACGCAGTCGCCGCAGGCCCAGACGTTGGGCAGGTTGGTCCGCATCTGTGCGTCGACGGCCAGCGCGCCGGTCTCGCCGAGGCGGAGGCGTGCCGCCGCGGCCAGGTCCGTGTTGGGCTCCGTGCCCATGGCCAGCAGGACGAGCTGGCAGCCGATGTGCTCGCCGCGGTCGGTCCGCACGCTGCGCACCATGCCGTCCGGGTGGTGATCGAGCCCGACGGCCCGCTCGCGCCGCACGACGACGCCGTGCCGCCGCAACGCGTCCTCGACGAGCGGGCGCAGCGCCGCGTCCAGGTAGGCGTGCAACACACCGGGCCCCGGCTCCAGGATGGTCACCCGCACGGCGCGTGCCCGTAGTGCCTCGGCCATCTCGACCCCCACGTAACCGCCCCCCAGGACGACGGCGTGCCGGACGGGGTGGGCGTCGAGGTAGGCCCGCAGGTCGACGGCCTCCTCCAGGGTCCGCACGGCGAAAACGTTCGGTGCCTCGAGGCCGTCGAGCGCGGGGCGACGGGGCCGGGCGCCGACGGCCAGGATGAACTTGTCGAACCGTTCCTGCCGCACCATGCCGGTGGCCAGGTCTTCGACCGTGAGCCGGTTCCGGGCGGGGTCGAGGGCGAGCACGCGGTGCCGGGTACGGACCGTGCCGCCGCGGGTCTGCTCGAAGCGCCCGGGTGTGAGCCGCACCAGCCGCTCGGCCTCGTCGATGGTGCCGGCCACGTAGTACGGAATCTCACAGGCACCGTAGGAGATGTGGGGTCCCTGCTCGAAGAGCACGACCTCGGCCCGCGGATCGGCACGGACGGCCGCGACGGCGGCAGCCGGTCCGGCGGCGGTTCCTCCGATGACGGCGATGCGTTGCGCGGGCATGGCAGGGGCAGGCTGCAAACGGTCAGGACGCCGGCGTCATGCCTCCGGGGGCACCGGAGCGCCCGGGGCCAGCCGGAGCCCCTCTTCCCGGATACGGGCGGCCAGGGTCGCCAGCGTCGTCCCGGTCAGGAGCGCCTGCAGGCGCCCGCGCTCCACGCGCCAGGCGTCGTGCAGCGGGCAGAGCCGGTGCTCACCGCACCCGGGCAGGCCGAGCACGCATTCGGTGAACAGTTCCGGCCCGTCGATGGCGACGACGATGTCGTAGAGCGTGATCCGGTCGGGCGACCGCGCCAGGGCGACCCCTCCTTTCGGCCCCCGAAACGAACGGATCAGCCCGGCCTCCGTCAGCTTCTGGAGGATCTTCGTGAGAAAGTGAAAGGAGATGTCCAGCTCCTTGCTGATCTCGCGGATGGCGACGTAGCCCTCCGGTTCCAGAGCCGTCAGGTAGAGGGTGGCACGCAGCCCGTATTCGGCGCTCTTCGATAGCAGCATCGTGTTTCGATCCAGCAGGCGTAGGCGTTATGCGTCCGTTGTCGCCGGAGGCAAGGTACGCTTTTTCCGGCTCACGTGCCCGGGTCGGCCAGGTGGGCGCGCAGCGGGTCGGCGGGCTCGGTGTGGTCCTCCGGATGGGCGGCCGCATGGGCCTCCGGCTCCAGGTGCGCCGTCACGAACACCTCCGCCCCCTCGAACTCCCGGGCGATGGCGGCTTCGACCACGTGCGAGCGGTCATGCGCCTCGGTGATGCTCAGCGTCTCCGGGAAAAGCAGGTGGTATTCGATCCAGCGCTGGTCGTTCACCCGCCGGTGCCGGACCTGATGATAGCCCGAGATGAGCCCGTCGGCCACGGCCCGGTCGAGCACGGACAGGATCTTCTGCGTGTCGCCGGCGTCGGCGGCCTCCATGAGGCCGGAGACGGCCTGCCGCACCAGCCGCACGCCGGTCCACAGGATGTTCACCGCCACGGCGACGGCCACCAGCGGGTCGAGCCAGGTGCGGCCCGTCAGGGCGACGAGCCCGACGCCGGCCAGCACGCCGAGGCTCGTCCACATGTCTGTG
This window contains:
- a CDS encoding cation diffusion facilitator family transporter, which encodes MAASLAVSFLMLAGKMTAYFITGSAAILSDAVESVIHLFATGFAAFSLWYAVRPPDAGHPYGHGKIAYFSSGFEGGLILIAAVTILYSAVRALIEGPALRQLDVGLWILAGLTLVNLGLGLALVYVGRRHRSLVLEANGRHVLTDMWTSLGVLAGVGLVALTGRTWLDPLVAVAVAVNILWTGVRLVRQAVSGLMEAADAGDTQKILSVLDRAVADGLISGYHQVRHRRVNDQRWIEYHLLFPETLSITEAHDRSHVVEAAIAREFEGAEVFVTAHLEPEAHAAAHPEDHTEPADPLRAHLADPGT
- a CDS encoding FAD-dependent oxidoreductase — its product is MPAQRIAVIGGTAAGPAAAVAAVRADPRAEVVLFEQGPHISYGACEIPYYVAGTIDEAERLVRLTPGRFEQTRGGTVRTRHRVLALDPARNRLTVEDLATGMVRQERFDKFILAVGARPRRPALDGLEAPNVFAVRTLEEAVDLRAYLDAHPVRHAVVLGGGYVGVEMAEALRARAVRVTILEPGPGVLHAYLDAALRPLVEDALRRHGVVVRRERAVGLDHHPDGMVRSVRTDRGEHIGCQLVLLAMGTEPNTDLAAAARLRLGETGALAVDAQMRTNLPNVWACGDCVEVERVVDRKKVYVPLSPTAFRTARVAGHNAARRGRGLPKQFPGIVGASAVKVFGLEVAAAGLRPDEAREAGFDAFTVTIRHWSHVPLYPEARPVHVQLVVERRRGRLLGAACVGEKGAALRADVLVPLIWDGWTVDRIRDLDLIYTPPLAPALDPLIVAANEAAKTVRP
- a CDS encoding CBASS cGAMP-activated phospholipase, translated to MATFRILSLDGGGIRGLLTAVLLEQLDAAVPGWRRHTDLIAGTSTGGIIALGLAHGLSPTDLRALYYQKGKDIFYDTAFDDIRDLGRAVGAEYDNRYLRRELERIFGDATLSTLGQKVLIPAFDLDNEDPEPDKRTWKPKFFHNFGGRDSDGAVRVADVALYTSAAPTYFPTVDGYIDGGVIANNPSMAALAQTQDRRARIIGRPTVDDVVLLSIGTGTVHMVVKGERLDWGYTQWARPLVQILFEGVTGIADYQCRQLLGERYRRLNHVFRSTDEIELDDWKARDRLVQIGEETMKEEVAATARWLEKYWQETPA
- a CDS encoding RrF2 family transcriptional regulator, which gives rise to MLLSKSAEYGLRATLYLTALEPEGYVAIREISKELDISFHFLTKILQKLTEAGLIRSFRGPKGGVALARSPDRITLYDIVVAIDGPELFTECVLGLPGCGEHRLCPLHDAWRVERGRLQALLTGTTLATLAARIREEGLRLAPGAPVPPEA